The Ammoniphilus oxalaticus genome contains a region encoding:
- a CDS encoding YlbG family protein encodes MEQRRLGIAVWIKNTKAARQLRRYGNVHYVSRRLRYVSMYVDSEQIDEIMAKIRKLDFVTRIERSHRHEIPIEYKNSKPDKAKEFDYKLEEQRLELEQSENKQAIIH; translated from the coding sequence AGGCGTTTAGGAATTGCGGTCTGGATCAAGAATACGAAGGCAGCGCGGCAGTTAAGACGGTATGGAAATGTGCATTACGTTTCGCGGCGTCTGCGTTATGTAAGCATGTATGTGGATAGTGAACAGATTGACGAAATTATGGCCAAGATCCGCAAACTCGATTTTGTCACTCGCATTGAGCGATCACATCGCCATGAGATCCCCATCGAGTATAAAAATTCAAAACCGGATAAAGCGAAGGAATTCGATTATAAACTAGAGGAACAACGATTAGAACTGGAGCAATCCGAAAATAAACAAGCGATCATCCATTAA
- a CDS encoding LL-diaminopimelate aminotransferase codes for MKPAKRVNELTSAIFTEINRRKREVEATGLAVIDLGIGSPDQPPSPKLVEALVEAVRNPLNYRYPTSEGMHSFREAVARWCHFRFGLELDPRDEVLALMGSQDGLAHLAQAWIDPGDIVLAPDPGYPIYAASVALAGGEVVTMPLREEHHYLPDLEAIPTDVCARAKLMILNYPNNPLAATADPAFFERVIAFAKKHQILVAHDFAYSELAFDGYRPTSILEVDGAKQVAIEFNSLSKSFNMAGCRIAYAIGSAELLKPLAVVKSNIDYGVFTAVQQMAVEALQTDLERTGPNPNANVYERRRDVFLERLAGIGWEIPKPKATMFIWARVPEGWRSSDFAFTLLEKAGVAVIPGNAFGAQGEGYVRMALVHDEQQLIEATRRIEQSGLLASKPLEM; via the coding sequence ATGAAACCCGCCAAAAGAGTGAATGAACTCACTTCAGCTATTTTTACAGAAATTAACCGACGAAAACGGGAGGTAGAAGCGACAGGTTTAGCTGTCATTGATCTCGGAATCGGCAGTCCGGATCAACCGCCAAGCCCGAAGCTTGTGGAAGCATTGGTTGAAGCGGTCCGCAATCCGTTGAATTATCGCTACCCCACTTCGGAGGGGATGCATTCCTTTCGTGAGGCGGTTGCCCGCTGGTGTCATTTTCGTTTTGGTCTCGAGCTAGATCCGAGGGACGAGGTGTTGGCTTTAATGGGCTCTCAAGATGGTCTGGCCCACTTGGCTCAGGCTTGGATCGATCCTGGCGATATCGTGTTAGCTCCTGACCCAGGGTATCCGATCTATGCTGCAAGTGTCGCGTTAGCTGGGGGTGAAGTGGTCACGATGCCATTGCGTGAGGAACACCATTATCTGCCTGATTTAGAGGCAATTCCCACGGATGTCTGCGCTCGAGCAAAGTTGATGATCCTTAATTACCCGAACAACCCGTTGGCTGCCACCGCGGACCCTGCATTTTTTGAACGTGTCATCGCTTTTGCAAAAAAGCATCAAATCTTAGTCGCTCACGATTTCGCGTACTCTGAGCTTGCTTTTGACGGGTATCGACCAACAAGTATTCTAGAAGTCGACGGGGCGAAGCAGGTTGCGATTGAATTTAATTCATTGTCAAAAAGCTTTAACATGGCGGGCTGTCGGATTGCTTATGCGATTGGAAGCGCTGAATTGCTAAAACCGTTAGCGGTCGTCAAATCGAATATTGATTATGGTGTGTTCACCGCTGTACAACAGATGGCAGTCGAAGCGTTGCAAACGGATCTGGAACGAACGGGACCTAATCCCAACGCCAATGTTTATGAGCGGCGTCGCGATGTTTTTCTGGAACGACTTGCTGGGATTGGTTGGGAGATTCCAAAACCGAAAGCGACGATGTTCATTTGGGCTCGCGTCCCCGAAGGTTGGCGCTCAAGTGATTTCGCGTTCACCCTGTTAGAAAAGGCTGGTGTGGCCGTTATTCCCGGCAATGCGTTTGGGGCGCAAGGCGAAGGCTATGTTCGAATGGCCCTTGTGCATGACGAACAGCAGTTAATAGAAGCGACGCGACGAATCGAGCAATCTGGACTGTTAGCGTCCAAACCACTTGAAATGTGA
- a CDS encoding GspE/PulE family protein, with amino-acid sequence MQDVSSYLSHLIDAAIGRRASDIHLEPLADRIQIRMRIDGELLMFEEKSEAWGPPLISKLKLLANLDIGERRIPQDGGFSHQADSEALDIRVSTLPTIHGEKLVLRLLKKHLPFQQLSSLGFDPEQIKTIRNLIFESTAGLLLATGPTGSGKTTTIHTLIQEIRRQYERNIIALEDPVEYQVSGVNQVQVNPKAGLTFTTGLRAILRQDPDVIYVGEIRDRETVEIAIRAALTGRLVLSSLHTPDAAGTITRLVEMGIEPYLITSALRGVIAQRLIRRVCSCAQRPCPYCQDSGYFGREAIFEVLPMDDELRQMIMNRSTVSEIRNHLRDSGFHSLNMNLREKVRTGITTLQEYQRAWLTDVEG; translated from the coding sequence ATGCAAGATGTTTCTTCCTATCTCTCTCATTTAATCGACGCGGCGATTGGCAGGCGAGCAAGCGATATTCATCTGGAACCGCTGGCCGATCGGATTCAGATTAGAATGCGCATAGACGGGGAACTGCTGATGTTTGAAGAAAAATCGGAAGCATGGGGTCCCCCGCTCATTTCGAAATTGAAGTTGCTAGCCAATCTCGATATTGGGGAGCGTCGAATTCCACAAGACGGAGGTTTTTCCCACCAAGCTGATTCTGAAGCTTTAGATATCCGCGTCTCTACTCTCCCAACGATCCACGGAGAAAAACTCGTGTTACGTCTTCTAAAAAAACACCTTCCTTTTCAACAACTTTCTTCTCTCGGTTTTGATCCTGAACAAATAAAAACCATTCGCAATTTGATTTTTGAATCGACAGCAGGGCTGTTGCTCGCGACTGGACCGACTGGTTCGGGCAAAACAACGACAATCCATACACTTATTCAAGAAATTCGACGTCAGTATGAACGCAACATTATCGCTTTGGAAGATCCAGTCGAATATCAAGTTTCAGGTGTGAATCAAGTGCAAGTCAATCCGAAAGCGGGTTTAACGTTTACAACGGGGCTACGGGCTATTTTGCGCCAGGACCCAGATGTGATCTACGTCGGTGAAATCCGCGACCGCGAAACAGTGGAAATTGCGATCCGAGCAGCGTTGACAGGAAGGCTGGTCTTGTCGAGTTTACACACACCGGATGCCGCGGGAACGATCACCCGTTTAGTTGAAATGGGGATTGAACCTTATTTGATTACGTCCGCTTTAAGAGGCGTCATCGCCCAACGTTTAATTCGTCGTGTTTGCTCCTGCGCGCAACGACCGTGTCCTTATTGTCAAGATAGTGGTTATTTTGGTCGGGAGGCGATCTTTGAAGTGTTGCCGATGGACGATGAGTTGCGGCAAATGATTATGAACCGCTCAACGGTGTCCGAGATCAGAAATCATTTGCGGGATAGCGGCTTTCATTCGTTAAATATGAACTTGCGGGAAAAGGTGCGGACAGGGATCACGACGTTGCAAGAATATCAGAGGGCATGGCTGACCGATGTGGAAGGTTAA
- a CDS encoding type II secretion system F family protein, with the protein MWKVKRRHTDRELVLFSQQLGQLLTVGFGLLGALEIIERRGSGSKRMKRDIRLLLQQLEQGATFSSVLKRIRFPPFYCFLILAAEFHGRYAEALHALALYYEQRRKRKSKLLKVFAYPTLVLLTSFGCLLFIARALIPQLASLYESFAIELPWFTTQLLLFSAHQNTFTVLLIVFLAAVSLVVFYALKKHRLRCEFGLLRIPIVSSFTKTSVTTLVLKQMGYLLDSGAHVLDICDLFEEESHWKMVSDSFGKVKLALLSGKTLSEAFEDVPFLHPITIEAVHIFEQSGNLAVGMLQLAQQLEEEHQQRLELLSSFVEVQTALVAGIFVFIIILALFLPMFDFIQHI; encoded by the coding sequence ATGTGGAAGGTTAAGCGGCGCCACACGGATCGGGAACTTGTCTTGTTTAGTCAACAATTAGGGCAGTTGTTAACCGTTGGCTTCGGTTTGTTGGGCGCCTTGGAGATCATCGAACGTCGCGGCAGCGGAAGTAAACGGATGAAACGCGATATCCGCTTATTATTACAGCAATTAGAACAGGGCGCCACATTCTCATCCGTCCTCAAACGAATCCGCTTTCCGCCTTTTTACTGTTTCCTTATCTTAGCGGCTGAATTTCATGGACGTTATGCTGAAGCGCTTCACGCTCTCGCCCTTTATTATGAACAGCGCAGAAAACGAAAGAGCAAGCTACTCAAGGTGTTTGCTTACCCTACGCTTGTTTTGCTCACTAGTTTCGGTTGTTTACTGTTTATCGCCCGCGCTCTCATTCCTCAATTAGCCTCCCTCTACGAATCATTCGCGATCGAACTTCCCTGGTTTACGACTCAACTTTTGCTATTTTCCGCTCATCAAAACACGTTCACTGTGTTACTCATCGTATTCCTTGCTGCTGTCTCTTTGGTCGTCTTCTATGCGCTAAAAAAGCATCGCTTGCGTTGTGAATTTGGATTGCTCCGTATTCCAATCGTGTCTTCATTTACGAAAACGTCTGTTACGACGCTCGTTTTAAAACAGATGGGCTACCTGCTTGATAGCGGGGCGCATGTGTTGGATATTTGCGATCTTTTTGAAGAAGAAAGCCATTGGAAAATGGTGTCAGACTCATTTGGAAAGGTCAAGCTAGCATTGCTCAGCGGTAAAACATTGAGCGAGGCGTTTGAAGATGTTCCCTTTTTACATCCGATTACAATTGAGGCTGTCCATATTTTCGAACAAAGCGGGAATTTGGCTGTCGGTATGTTGCAATTGGCGCAGCAATTAGAGGAAGAACATCAACAGCGCCTTGAATTGTTAAGTTCGTTTGTTGAGGTTCAGACCGCGCTAGTCGCTGGGATCTTTGTGTTTATTATTATTTTGGCCCTGTTTTTACCGATGTTTGATTTCATACAACATATTTAG
- a CDS encoding competence type IV pilus major pilin ComGC has product MVKWQDQRGFSFLELSIVVAIMATLLLIGIPNYKKVMGKAQEISCDANLKLIETQMEHYYFEHREYPTIGDAFFKETDYFREIPKCPNQGVYKAEGSDPIKVTCTNHG; this is encoded by the coding sequence ATGGTGAAATGGCAAGATCAACGAGGTTTTTCCTTTTTAGAACTTAGTATTGTCGTCGCGATTATGGCCACTTTGTTATTAATTGGAATCCCTAACTATAAAAAGGTGATGGGCAAAGCCCAAGAAATTAGCTGTGATGCAAATCTCAAATTGATCGAAACGCAAATGGAGCACTATTACTTTGAGCACCGTGAATATCCGACAATCGGCGACGCATTTTTTAAGGAGACAGATTACTTCCGAGAAATACCTAAATGTCCGAATCAAGGCGTTTATAAAGCGGAAGGCAGTGATCCGATCAAAGTAACCTGTACAAACCATGGGTAG
- a CDS encoding prepilin-type N-terminal cleavage/methylation domain-containing protein — protein sequence MGRSDHNHNGYSLLELAVALAIFSTLLLISVPHIHHAVKRYQTAQFLEQLTNDLSLVAAEARAKKGAAYLSVVPNSRSYYISFNGVRRPMVFAPNGMTFTSNFNDDRLWFRIDGQVSQGGTFKLLERNGRGYHIVVQLSSGCFDVRSATQ from the coding sequence ATGGGTAGAAGTGATCATAACCACAACGGCTATAGTCTGCTCGAGCTAGCGGTTGCCCTCGCTATATTTTCCACGCTTTTGCTTATTTCTGTTCCTCACATTCATCACGCAGTAAAGCGATATCAAACAGCGCAGTTTCTCGAACAGCTTACAAACGATTTAAGTCTTGTCGCGGCAGAAGCAAGGGCAAAAAAAGGAGCGGCTTACTTGAGCGTTGTTCCAAACAGTCGAAGTTACTATATTTCGTTTAATGGTGTTAGACGACCAATGGTTTTTGCGCCCAACGGGATGACATTCACAAGTAATTTTAATGATGATCGGTTGTGGTTTCGGATAGATGGACAAGTTTCCCAAGGGGGAACGTTTAAACTGCTTGAGCGAAACGGACGGGGCTACCATATCGTCGTGCAGCTATCGAGTGGCTGTTTTGATGTAAGGAGCGCGACGCAATGA
- a CDS encoding PilW family protein: MANDREALRKNTVCLQNGSSLIELLMAISLCVMLFTLYGQLFYSMKMRIETTKEVIQLHQEAAAFIHYLERESGRGEKLIIKRGELSFLHDNFWLDYIKRKESIIRQKGGEGYVTVCYYVQNFESRPLDSAVEVKLALKRNRSSIETVSILPLPSLARN, from the coding sequence GTGGCAAACGATCGAGAGGCCTTACGAAAAAACACAGTTTGTCTACAAAATGGTTCTTCCTTAATTGAACTGTTAATGGCGATCAGTTTGTGTGTGATGCTGTTTACGCTCTATGGGCAACTGTTTTATTCCATGAAGATGCGTATTGAAACGACAAAAGAGGTCATTCAGTTGCATCAGGAGGCTGCCGCATTTATCCATTACTTGGAAAGGGAAAGCGGCAGAGGGGAAAAACTGATAATCAAGCGGGGAGAGCTGTCGTTTCTACACGATAATTTTTGGTTGGATTATATAAAAAGGAAAGAGAGTATCATTCGACAAAAAGGCGGCGAAGGTTACGTTACGGTTTGCTATTATGTCCAAAATTTTGAGAGTCGTCCTTTAGATTCTGCAGTAGAAGTTAAATTAGCTTTAAAACGAAATCGGAGTTCGATCGAAACTGTATCGATTCTCCCGCTTCCATCTCTTGCGCGAAACTAA
- a CDS encoding shikimate kinase, with protein MTKQNVILIGFMGVGKTTIGEALAERLGWRPIDSDQWIERQQGVAISEIFATRGEAHFRQLETEAITEILEQQQQVVMTGGGAPLKQENREIMLAGGTVICLQATVQEIVERLRQDTSRPLLQGDLEERVMTLLEQRKDVYRFAPIQIDTTAKSVEQIVSEIEAALKHE; from the coding sequence GTGACAAAACAAAACGTAATTTTGATTGGGTTTATGGGTGTCGGGAAAACAACGATTGGCGAAGCGTTAGCTGAAAGGCTCGGCTGGCGTCCGATTGATTCAGATCAATGGATTGAGCGACAACAAGGAGTAGCGATAAGTGAAATTTTTGCGACGCGCGGCGAAGCCCATTTTCGACAACTCGAAACGGAAGCGATAACTGAAATTTTAGAACAACAACAGCAAGTCGTGATGACGGGCGGCGGAGCGCCGCTGAAGCAAGAAAATAGAGAGATCATGTTAGCGGGCGGAACCGTGATCTGTCTACAAGCGACTGTTCAAGAGATTGTGGAACGTTTGCGACAAGATACAAGTCGACCGTTGTTACAGGGTGATTTGGAAGAACGAGTGATGACGTTGCTAGAACAACGAAAAGACGTGTACCGCTTTGCCCCGATTCAAATCGATACGACCGCCAAAAGCGTCGAGCAGATTGTGTCAGAAATCGAAGCCGCGTTAAAGCACGAATGA
- a CDS encoding YqzE family protein: MKTNDIVKYMTEEFVRYIDTPKAERKKKGPREQWSSRYFGMIPMALRLSIANKRAKKKRV, encoded by the coding sequence ATGAAAACAAATGATATCGTCAAGTATATGACGGAAGAATTTGTCCGTTATATTGATACACCGAAAGCGGAACGAAAGAAAAAGGGACCGCGAGAACAATGGTCATCCCGTTATTTTGGGATGATTCCGATGGCCTTGCGTCTTTCTATCGCAAATAAACGAGCAAAGAAGAAGAGAGTCTAA
- a CDS encoding YqhG family protein encodes MNQAEIRNYIENYFKAFESEFVESNDAYFSVELPIEVDKDLGNRPFYWTYVEKIGIPHNPLTLTFIFDREQTPEEIRGEELPFGSRRLHQIFESAKKHGKFARLYETPPNIPTGSLPSFPLTPWLCVNYKIEFICDQKRDLLLPLGINLISGQIVKDFYNQVNSLPLTPKLPNYTFTMQPIFGLESAANRLEQYIQSIVDKEDDEWAKQASRRLEEEKQLIEAYYCEEVNQRAKQGEEEEAEQLRQQVQDEKEMRLKELIWQFEPRIQVTALNTGLFYLRSQIE; translated from the coding sequence ATGAATCAAGCAGAAATCCGAAACTACATCGAAAACTATTTCAAGGCGTTTGAAAGTGAATTTGTGGAATCGAATGACGCTTATTTTTCCGTAGAATTACCGATTGAAGTCGATAAAGATTTAGGTAACCGACCGTTCTATTGGACCTATGTTGAAAAAATTGGCATCCCTCACAATCCGTTAACACTCACCTTCATTTTTGATCGGGAACAAACGCCTGAAGAGATACGCGGGGAAGAACTTCCTTTCGGCTCACGTCGGCTTCACCAAATTTTTGAATCGGCAAAAAAACATGGTAAATTCGCCCGTCTGTACGAGACACCGCCGAACATTCCAACGGGTTCGCTTCCCTCATTTCCGCTCACACCATGGCTGTGCGTTAATTACAAAATTGAATTTATTTGTGATCAAAAAAGGGACTTATTGCTGCCGCTTGGAATCAATTTGATTTCAGGGCAGATCGTCAAGGATTTCTATAATCAGGTAAACAGTTTGCCATTAACACCGAAACTTCCAAATTACACGTTTACGATGCAACCGATCTTCGGCTTGGAGTCGGCGGCCAATCGACTCGAACAATATATCCAAAGTATCGTCGACAAAGAAGACGACGAGTGGGCCAAGCAAGCCAGTCGTAGATTGGAAGAAGAGAAGCAGTTAATTGAAGCTTATTACTGCGAAGAAGTGAATCAGCGAGCGAAACAAGGAGAAGAAGAGGAAGCGGAGCAGCTCCGTCAACAGGTTCAAGACGAAAAAGAAATGCGGTTAAAAGAATTGATTTGGCAATTCGAGCCTCGAATTCAAGTGACCGCGCTCAACACGGGATTGTTTTACTTACGCAGCCAAATCGAGTAA
- a CDS encoding DEAD/DEAH box helicase: MTTIPVHYDREWISELKTRTEADGPWHKWELFQLAYEAEEVTSVTNFDQLQCLKHLPQLEPFPHQLDTAQRVVTEMNGRAILADEVGLGKTIEAGLIIKEYMVRGLAKRILILTPASLVMQWTRELNQKFGIPAIAQKKEYMWKQYEIVIASIDTAKRDPHRQHVLDQAYDILVIDEAHKLKNRKTKNYQFIKEIKKKYCLLLTATPIQNDLDELYNLITLLKPGYLGQTSEFQEKYVESKRQARNHEVLQEELKEIMIRNKRSDGGLFFTKRIVETVPIALTAEERELYEGVTSFVREQYQNAVFKNPLSLITLQREVCSSRFAAFGTLVNMHDRLAEDSPARDEIVKLAELIRNIKTNTKAEKTLELIQATDDKFIIFTEYRKTQEYLHHYLAEHGITSVMFRGGFKRNKKDWMTELFENRARVMIATEAGGEGINLQFCNRIINYDLPWNPMRVEQRIGRVHRLGQKRDVYIYNLATSQTIEEHILNLLYEKINLFEMVIGELDTIIEQLQFNKSLESNLVDIFLESEDHREMEVKINNIGEVVRMQMDQTQTSEGMMRP; encoded by the coding sequence ATGACTACGATTCCTGTTCATTATGATCGTGAATGGATCTCAGAATTAAAAACACGTACCGAAGCAGACGGTCCCTGGCATAAATGGGAACTGTTCCAGCTCGCATACGAAGCGGAAGAAGTTACTTCCGTGACTAACTTTGATCAGTTGCAATGTTTAAAACACTTGCCGCAATTGGAACCTTTTCCGCATCAACTTGATACAGCCCAACGCGTCGTTACTGAAATGAACGGACGCGCCATTCTCGCCGATGAAGTCGGTCTCGGAAAAACAATTGAAGCGGGATTAATTATAAAAGAGTATATGGTCCGCGGGCTCGCAAAGCGCATCCTCATTTTAACGCCAGCTTCGCTCGTAATGCAGTGGACGCGTGAGTTGAACCAGAAGTTTGGCATCCCGGCCATTGCCCAAAAGAAAGAGTACATGTGGAAACAATATGAGATTGTGATCGCCTCAATCGATACCGCAAAGCGAGACCCGCACCGCCAGCATGTATTGGACCAAGCTTACGATATATTGGTGATTGACGAGGCTCATAAATTAAAAAACAGAAAAACAAAGAACTATCAATTTATAAAAGAAATTAAAAAGAAGTACTGCTTACTTTTAACGGCGACGCCGATCCAAAACGACCTTGACGAGCTCTATAACCTCATTACATTGCTTAAACCGGGGTACTTAGGTCAAACATCGGAATTCCAAGAAAAATACGTCGAAAGCAAACGTCAAGCGCGTAATCATGAGGTATTACAAGAAGAATTGAAAGAGATTATGATTCGCAACAAGCGCAGCGACGGAGGGTTATTCTTTACGAAGCGGATCGTTGAAACGGTCCCGATTGCATTGACCGCGGAGGAAAGAGAGTTATATGAAGGCGTCACTTCGTTCGTGCGGGAACAATATCAAAACGCCGTTTTTAAAAACCCGTTGTCGCTGATTACATTGCAGCGCGAAGTATGTAGCAGCCGCTTTGCCGCGTTTGGAACACTCGTTAATATGCATGACAGGCTAGCGGAAGACTCACCGGCGCGAGATGAAATTGTGAAGCTAGCGGAATTAATTCGCAACATCAAAACGAACACAAAAGCAGAAAAAACGTTGGAGCTGATTCAAGCGACAGACGATAAATTTATTATTTTCACCGAATACCGCAAGACGCAAGAATACTTGCATCATTACTTAGCTGAACACGGGATTACTTCCGTGATGTTCCGCGGCGGGTTTAAACGCAACAAAAAAGATTGGATGACGGAACTGTTTGAAAATCGGGCCCGCGTAATGATCGCGACCGAAGCCGGCGGTGAAGGGATTAACCTTCAATTTTGCAACCGAATTATAAACTATGACCTGCCTTGGAACCCGATGCGTGTGGAACAACGAATCGGACGCGTGCACCGCCTCGGGCAAAAAAGAGATGTCTATATCTACAATTTAGCGACCAGTCAAACGATCGAGGAACACATTTTGAATCTGCTCTACGAAAAGATCAATCTGTTTGAAATGGTAATTGGCGAACTCGACACGATCATTGAACAACTTCAGTTCAACAAGTCGTTGGAGAGCAATTTAGTCGATATTTTCCTTGAATCAGAAGACCACCGCGAAATGGAAGTAAAGATTAACAATATCGGTGAAGTCGTGCGGATGCAGATGGACCAAACGCAGACGAGCGAAGGGATGATGCGACCTTGA
- the gcvT gene encoding glycine cleavage system aminomethyltransferase GcvT, with amino-acid sequence MSELKRTPLYPVYEKYGAKTVDFGGWALPVQFSSIKAEHQAVREAAGLFDVSHMGEVEVKGPDALTFLQRVTTNDVARLAVGQAQYTFMCYPDGGTVDDLLIYKKADNDYMLVINASNIDKDIEWLTHHQAGDVVITNISSEMALLAIQGPKAETILAKLTNEDLSEIGFFRFKQNVEIAGSRALVSRTGYTGEDGFEIYCQSADALSLWERILQAGEADGLLPCGLGARDTLRFEVTLPLYGQELSLDISPLEAGLGFAVKVDKESPFIGQEALRKQKEAGVARKLVGIEMIDRGIPRTGYPVYLGEKQVGEITSGTQSTTLKKNIGLALVKTEALQADGELAIEIRGRRLKAQLVPIPFYRRPS; translated from the coding sequence ATGAGTGAGTTGAAAAGAACACCGCTGTACCCCGTTTATGAAAAATATGGAGCCAAGACGGTTGATTTTGGCGGCTGGGCTCTCCCTGTTCAATTTTCTAGTATCAAAGCGGAGCACCAAGCTGTTCGCGAGGCTGCTGGTCTGTTCGACGTTTCTCACATGGGCGAAGTTGAGGTTAAAGGCCCAGACGCGCTTACTTTTTTGCAACGAGTAACGACGAACGATGTCGCTCGGCTTGCAGTCGGTCAGGCCCAATATACGTTCATGTGCTACCCCGATGGGGGCACGGTCGATGATTTACTTATTTATAAAAAAGCGGACAACGATTATATGTTAGTCATTAATGCTTCAAATATAGACAAAGATATTGAATGGTTGACGCATCACCAAGCAGGTGATGTCGTAATTACAAATATTTCCTCGGAAATGGCCTTGCTTGCGATTCAAGGGCCGAAAGCGGAGACGATCCTAGCAAAACTGACTAACGAGGACTTGTCCGAAATTGGCTTTTTTCGTTTTAAACAAAATGTTGAAATCGCAGGCAGTCGCGCCCTCGTTTCGCGTACAGGCTATACGGGAGAAGATGGTTTTGAAATCTACTGCCAGTCGGCGGATGCTCTCTCGCTTTGGGAACGGATATTGCAAGCGGGCGAAGCCGATGGCTTGCTCCCATGCGGGTTAGGGGCCCGCGATACGCTTCGCTTTGAAGTGACATTGCCGTTGTATGGTCAGGAGCTTAGTCTCGATATATCCCCATTGGAAGCAGGGCTTGGCTTTGCGGTCAAAGTAGATAAGGAGTCGCCATTTATCGGTCAAGAGGCATTGCGTAAACAAAAGGAAGCAGGTGTTGCGCGTAAACTTGTCGGGATTGAAATGATTGATCGCGGCATCCCACGAACCGGTTATCCTGTTTATCTCGGGGAGAAGCAGGTTGGGGAGATTACATCGGGAACGCAATCTACTACTTTGAAGAAAAACATTGGACTGGCGTTGGTTAAGACGGAAGCCCTGCAAGCGGACGGCGAATTGGCGATTGAAATTCGCGGTAGGCGGTTGAAGGCTCAGCTTGTTCCGATCCCATTTTATCGACGGCCGAGCTAA